A single region of the Garra rufa chromosome 6, GarRuf1.0, whole genome shotgun sequence genome encodes:
- the LOC141336259 gene encoding deoxynucleoside triphosphate triphosphohydrolase SAMHD1-like has product MPLNTSFHKQRWPIFNDPIHGHMEMNPLLVKIIDTPQFQRLRRIKQLGGKYLVYPGASHNRFEHSLGVAYLAGCLVKTLHDNQPELKITKQDFLCVQIAGLCHDLGHGPFSHVFDGLVIPKAKKIKNIKGLPDDIPEKWKHEQMSVQMFDAIVKSLKAENEDVLKEHGLDDKDVTFIKELIEGAKTAEWTYKGRDEDKSFLYEIVANKQNGIDVDKWDYFARDCHHLGIRNSFDHQRLLRFVRVCEVNGRKHICFRDKEADNVYDMFRTRYTLHRQAYQHKICNIIEDMLAEALIRADRDLHEGKPKYMLKISEAIKTAEDYSKLTDEIFEQILSSTADNLKEAREILNKIIRRKLPKFVGEARLTEKNISKEKLPETWKDAVEKYKSTDPTVSLKAEDFSVHVVDLDHGMKDKNPIEHVYFYSKRKPNEASPIKDYQLSSFLPKRFNEELVRVYYKITDGNKEEEKKKLEEAEKCFHNWCKSKFELK; this is encoded by the exons ATGCCTCTGAACACGTCCTTCCACAAACAGAGATGGCCt ATCTTCAATGACCCCATTCACGGACACATGGAGATGAACCCGCTGCTGGTGAAGATCATTGACACTCCTCAGTTTCAGAGACTGAGACGCATCAAACAACTGGGAGGGAAATACCTGGTGTATCCTGGTGCTTCTCACAATCGCTTTGAACACTCTCTTGG CGTGGCATATTTAGCAGGTTGTCTGGTGAAGACTCTTCATGACAATCAGCCAGAGCTTAAAATTACCAAACAGGATTTCCTATGTGTTCAGATCGCTGGTCTGTGCCATGACTTGG gTCATGGACCATTTTCTCATGTATTTGATGGCCTCGTTATTCCTaaagccaaaaaaataaaaaatattaaag gcTTGCCTGATGACATCCCTGAAAAGTGGAAG CATGAGCAGATGTCAGTTCAGATGTTTGATGCCATTGTGAAGAGTCTGAAGGCTGAGAATGAAGACGTGTTGAAAGAACATGGACTGGATGATAAAGACGTCACCTTCATTAAAGAGTTAATCGAAGGGGCAAAAACTGCAGAG TGGACATACAAGGGCAGAGATGAAGACAAGTCCTTCTTGTATGAGATTGTGGCAAATAAACAGAACGGCATCGATGTGGACAAATGGGACTATTTTGCACG AGACTGTCATCACCTGGGCATTCGAAACAGCTTTGATCATCAGCGTCTGCTGAGGTTTGTTCGAGTCTGTGAAGTGAACGGAAGAAAACACATCTGCTTCAGAGACAAG GAGGCTGATAATGTTTATGACATGTTTCGCACCCGATACACTCTCCATCGACAGGCCTATCAGCACAAGATCTGCAACATCATTGAAGACAT GCTTGCAGAAGCACTCATACGAGCCGATCGTGATCTTCATGAAGGAAAACCTAAATATATGCTGAAGATTTCTGAAGCCATAAAGACGGCAGAGGACTACAGCAAACTCACAG ATGAGATCTTTGAGCAGATCTTGTCCTCCACTGCTGACAATCTGAAAGAAGCTCGAGAAATCTTGAACAAGATCATCAGGAGAAAGCTGCCAAAGTTTGTTGGAGAAGCTCGTCTGACTGAGAAAAACATATCAAAG GAAAAGCTGCCAGAAACATGGAAAGATGCAGTAGAGAAGTACAAATCTACTGACCCGACTGTTTCTCTGAAAGCTGAAGATTTCTCAGTTCAT GTGGTTGATCTGGATCATGGCATGAAGGACAAAAACCCCATTGAACATGTCTATTTCTACAGCAAGAGGAAACCCAATGAAGCGTCTCCCATTAAAGATTATCAG CTGTCCAGTTTCCTGCCTAAGAGGTTTAATGAAGAGCTGGTCAGAGTTTACTACAAAATAACTGATGGGAAtaaagaggaggagaagaagaagTTGGAGGAGGCTGAGAAGTGCTTTCACAACTGGTGCAAATCCAAATTTGAACTTAAATAA
- the LOC141336262 gene encoding deoxynucleoside triphosphate triphosphohydrolase SAMHD1-like: MKIFNDPIHGHMELHPLLVKIIDTPQFQRLRHIKQLGGVYLVYPGASHNRFEHSLGVAYLAGCLVKTLHDNQPELKITKQDILCVQIAGLCHDLGHGPFSHAFDGLVIPKAKKIKTTKGLPDDIPEKWKHEQMSVQMVDDILKSLKAENEDVLKEHGLDDKDVTFIKELIEGAKTAEVPTDSPYKGRDKDKSFLYEIVANKQNGIDVDKWDYFARDCHHLGIRNSFDHQRLLRFVRVCEVKERKHICFRDKEADNVYDMFRTRYTLHRQAYQHKIANIIEDMLAEALIRADRDLHEGKPKDMLKISEAIKTAEDYSKLTDEIFEQILSSTADNLKEAREILNKIIRRKLPKFVGEARLTEKNISKEKLPETWKDAVEKYKSTDPTVSLKAEDFSVHVVDLDHGMKDKNPIEHVYFYSKRKPNEASPIKDYQLSSFLPKRFNEELVRVYYEITDGNKEEEKKKVEEAEKCFHIWCDSKFGL, translated from the exons ATCTGGTGTATCCGGGTGCTTCTCACAATCGCTTTGAACACTCTCTTGG TGTGGCATATTTAGCAGGTTGTCTGGTGAAGACTCTTCATGACAATCAGCCAGAGCTTAAAATTACCAAACAGGATATCCTGTGTGTTCAGATCGCTGGTCTGTGCCATGACTTGG GTCATGGTCCATTTTCTCATGCATTTGATGGCCTGGTTATTCCTaaagccaaaaaaataaaaactactaaAG GCTTGCCTGATGACATCCCTGAAAAGTGGAAG CATGAGCAGATGTCAGTTCAGATGGTCGATGACATTTTGAAGAGTCTGAAGGCTGAGAATGAAGACGTGTTGAAAGAACATGGACTGGATGATAAAGACGTCACTTTCATTAAAGAGTTAATCGAAGGGGCAAAAACTGCAGAGGTACCTACTGATTCTCCA TATAAGGGCAGAGATAAAGATAAGTCCTTCTTGTATGAGATTGTGGCAAATAAACAGAACGGCATCGATGTGGACAAATGGGACTATTTTGCACG AGACTGTCATCACCTGGGCATTCGAAACAGCTTTGATCATCAGCGTCTGCTGAGGTTTGTTCGAGTCTGTGaagtgaaagaaagaaaacacatcTGCTTCAGAGACAAG GAGGCTGATAATGTTTATGACATGTTTCGCACCCGATACACTCTCCATCGACAGGCCTATCAGCACAAGATCGCAAACATCATCGAAGACAT gCTTGCAGAAGCGCTCATACGAGCCGATCGTGATCTTCATGAAGGAAAACCTAAAGATATGCTGAAGATTTCTGAAGCCATAAAGACGGCAGAGGACTACAGCAAACTCACAG ATGAGATCTTTGAGCAGATCTTGTCCTCCACTGCTGACAATCTGAAAGAAGCTCGAGAAATCTTGAACAAGATCATCAGGAGAAAGCTGCCAAAGTTTGTTGGAGAAGCTCGTCTGACTGAGAAAAACATATCAAAG GAAAAGCTGCCAGAAACATGGAAAGATGCAGTAGAGAAGTACAAATCTACTGACCCGACTGTTTCTCTGAAAGCTGAAGATTTCTCAGTTCAT GTGGTTGATCTGGATCATGGCATGAAGGACAAAAACCCCATTGAACATGTCTATTTCTACAGCAAGAGGAAACCCAATGAAGCGTCTCCCATTAAAGATTATCAG CTGTCCAGTTTCCTGCCTAAGAGGTTTAATGAAGAGCTGGTCAGAGTTTACTACGAAATAACTGATGGGAAtaaagaggaggagaagaagaaggTGGAGGAGGCTGAGAAGTGCTTTCACATCTGGTGCGACTCCAAATTTGGTTTATAG